One genomic window of Deltaproteobacteria bacterium includes the following:
- a CDS encoding universal stress protein produces the protein MRKKILVAVDNSVYSKYAVKYAARISSAAKNVTFTLFNVQPYVPQIFIESAKTDPEVKALVRKNIEAAGCIVAKLKDLMVREGVPENRIETVTQSGQVGVAKDILNQAKQGLYDAVVLARRGLTPSRDFFIGTVASKVVEHALEIPVCVVGEETASMKIMLAVDGSENSLRVVDHLIHIVGTNPDLKLALFHVVPCLKHYYTVDFEREHPHLQEILHREDKRCMESFYENAYQRLKAAGLKKRQIEIKTSTQSYDISTAILGEAKTGGYGTLVVGRRGEREAFFTGRIAVRLVQKVSDQALWVIP, from the coding sequence ATGCGAAAGAAGATCTTGGTGGCTGTCGATAACAGCGTCTATTCGAAATACGCTGTCAAATACGCGGCCAGGATTTCCTCGGCCGCAAAAAATGTGACCTTTACTCTATTTAATGTCCAGCCCTATGTGCCACAAATCTTCATTGAAAGCGCGAAAACAGATCCCGAGGTCAAGGCCCTTGTTCGCAAGAATATCGAGGCAGCCGGATGCATCGTGGCGAAACTCAAAGACCTCATGGTGCGTGAGGGAGTTCCCGAAAACCGTATTGAAACGGTTACCCAGTCCGGCCAGGTAGGGGTGGCCAAGGACATCCTGAACCAGGCTAAACAAGGGCTCTATGATGCTGTCGTCCTAGCGCGGAGGGGACTTACTCCAAGCCGGGATTTCTTTATCGGCACGGTTGCTTCCAAGGTCGTCGAGCATGCGCTAGAAATCCCGGTGTGCGTCGTTGGTGAAGAGACTGCTTCCATGAAGATCATGCTTGCAGTTGATGGATCTGAAAATTCCCTCCGGGTTGTGGATCACCTGATTCATATCGTAGGAACCAATCCGGACCTTAAGCTTGCCCTGTTCCACGTCGTGCCTTGCCTTAAACATTATTATACCGTTGACTTTGAAAGAGAGCACCCACACCTTCAGGAAATTCTTCACCGCGAGGACAAGCGATGTATGGAAAGCTTCTATGAAAATGCCTATCAAAGGCTCAAGGCGGCAGGGCTGAAAAAGCGTCAGATCGAGATTAAGACCAGCACCCAGAGTTATGATATTTCCACAGCCATCCTCGGTGAAGCGAAAACCGGAGGTTATGGCACACTTGTGGTTGGCCGACGTGGCGAAAGGGAGGCCTTTTTCACAGGACGGATCGCTGTACGTTTGGTTCAGAAAGTCTCTGATCAGGCCCTGTGGGTGATTCCTTAG
- a CDS encoding YggU family protein produces the protein MLWIQETRDGVIFKITVQPRGSRNEIAGLQGDAMKIRLTAPPVEGAANKMCVEFLAESLKVRKSVVEIIRGRTSRSKKVLVRSATRKEIESLLKS, from the coding sequence ATGCTCTGGATTCAAGAAACCCGGGACGGGGTGATATTTAAGATTACTGTCCAACCCAGGGGTTCGAGAAATGAAATCGCGGGTCTTCAGGGCGATGCCATGAAAATCAGGCTAACAGCCCCTCCCGTGGAAGGGGCTGCCAACAAGATGTGTGTTGAGTTTCTGGCCGAATCCTTGAAAGTGCGAAAATCAGTCGTGGAAATAATTCGCGGCCGCACCAGCAGGTCAAAAAAAGTGCTGGTGCGGTCGGCAACCCGCAAGGAGATTGAATCCCTCCTGAAAAGCTAA
- a CDS encoding CBS domain-containing protein, producing the protein MKRLTVKDFLVSLPHRAELSIVNTESSLREVLHAMVKRHRGRIVYVADSEGKVKGTISLDTLKDVVFRYYMKSRVSDALVLTEHIVELFSSEKAEDVMDAGLSICHEHEWLRDVVTRMIERNVKDMPVVDQEGLIIADLDILDLLELWLKKGEEAFQ; encoded by the coding sequence ATGAAGAGATTGACGGTAAAAGACTTTCTGGTTTCTTTACCACACAGAGCGGAATTGTCCATAGTAAACACAGAAAGCTCCCTTAGAGAAGTGTTACACGCCATGGTCAAAAGACATCGGGGGCGCATTGTCTATGTGGCAGATTCTGAGGGCAAGGTTAAGGGTACGATTTCATTAGATACTTTGAAAGATGTCGTCTTCCGCTATTATATGAAGAGTAGAGTCAGCGACGCACTGGTGCTTACCGAACATATCGTGGAGCTTTTTTCTTCTGAAAAGGCTGAAGACGTGATGGATGCCGGACTCAGCATTTGTCACGAACATGAATGGTTACGCGATGTGGTCACCAGGATGATCGAACGCAATGTCAAGGACATGCCCGTAGTAGACCAGGAGGGCCTGATCATTGCCGACCTCGATATCCTGGACCTACTGGAGCTATGGCTCAAAAAGGGGGAAGAGGCTTTTCAATGA
- a CDS encoding CBS domain-containing protein has translation MKIGEVLDKIENMPYLAISGDCALNEATEKITGVRQLRSIYVIDKHGRLQGTLSLGVLIREVIAARHKPQFSVRSLLTRITSEDVADIMDKHVIYAQRDDDLEKILERMIYHNIKEIPVVDEDQQIIANIGILDLCRLVERC, from the coding sequence ATGAAAATTGGTGAAGTGCTCGATAAAATTGAAAACATGCCCTACTTGGCAATATCAGGTGATTGCGCTTTAAATGAAGCCACTGAAAAGATTACCGGCGTGCGGCAACTTCGAAGTATTTACGTGATTGACAAGCATGGACGACTCCAGGGAACCCTCTCTCTAGGGGTGTTGATCCGCGAGGTCATTGCTGCCCGACATAAACCCCAGTTTAGCGTCCGCTCTTTGTTGACCCGGATCACTTCTGAAGACGTGGCTGATATCATGGACAAACACGTGATATATGCTCAGAGAGATGATGATCTTGAGAAGATTCTCGAGCGAATGATCTATCATAATATCAAAGAAATCCCGGTGGTCGATGAAGATCAGCAGATTATTGCCAATATAGGCATTCTTGATCTGTGCAGGTTGGTGGAAAGGTGCTAA
- a CDS encoding universal stress protein — MKAFKNILFPIDFSECSEKVFPFALDMAKQFDSKLHLLFVARDISYLTMLAIRRDRLTNIVTEIASAGENQMKAFCDKQLGDFPNHETKVMIGEPAEEIVKFADEQGIDIIVLATHGRKSLDRTLMGNVANHVIKNASVPVLTVNPFRLKV; from the coding sequence ATGAAAGCATTTAAGAACATACTTTTCCCCATTGACTTTTCAGAATGTTCCGAAAAGGTTTTTCCCTTTGCGCTCGATATGGCCAAACAATTTGATTCAAAGCTTCATCTCCTATTCGTAGCAAGGGATATATCTTACCTGACAATGCTTGCCATTCGGCGTGATCGGTTGACGAATATCGTGACCGAAATTGCCAGCGCGGGAGAAAACCAGATGAAGGCATTTTGCGACAAACAGTTGGGCGATTTCCCAAACCATGAGACAAAAGTGATGATCGGGGAGCCCGCAGAGGAAATTGTGAAATTTGCCGATGAACAGGGCATTGACATTATCGTCCTGGCCACCCACGGCAGAAAGAGTCTGGACCGAACTCTAATGGGCAATGTGGCCAATCATGTGATTAAAAATGCCAGTGTGCCGGTCTTGACTGTAAATCCCTTCAGGCTCAAGGTTTAA
- a CDS encoding Na/Pi cotransporter family protein produces MVPLPFKKADCHAPGGESRCACLFLQLAHKRYLWAPAFALMIFLIIPLVTFSRTSIFDPESTPSSQVAEPSAPEGKKDLKVPEALPGDKISPKGKVSVTATLFQVFGGLGLFLFGLHLMSDSLQKVVGGRMKRVLTTVTKRPVYGLGLGTVVTTIIQSSSAATVMVVGFINAGVMDFVQSIGVILGANIGSTILPQIVAFKPDQLALPTIGLGMVLHMFFKGSKVKDSGLILLGFGMLFLGLVLMKKAIPSESEVIIQRLFLLSSGSLKGMLIGLAVGTIATAIVQASGVTVGIIVVLASQGLVTDLTQAIPLVLGCNIGTCITALVASIGTDVGSKRAAVCHTFFNVFGAFLTLGIFYHFYLWIIPRIGGSLAHQIANIHVMIKLVDAALFLPIVGPFSRFISWIVPARAVVKPAIETPQYLDDRFIEEPLVATELAIKEIVRLGEISRNMIKYAMDGFMHNDVVLLNRVEEYRPAVRSLRQAIFEYVIQISRQDLTKEDAERVPKLILSLNNFDRVAGYALRLLELGRTKVSNDIPLVGAALTELKRIYREVDTMLTEVSGYLPEFKR; encoded by the coding sequence ATGGTCCCTTTACCTTTCAAGAAAGCCGACTGTCATGCCCCCGGCGGAGAGTCTCGTTGTGCATGCCTGTTCTTACAGTTGGCCCACAAACGCTATCTATGGGCGCCTGCCTTTGCCCTGATGATTTTTCTGATCATACCTCTTGTAACCTTTTCTCGCACATCTATTTTTGATCCGGAATCAACCCCCTCCTCTCAGGTTGCGGAACCTAGCGCCCCGGAAGGAAAAAAAGATCTCAAGGTCCCGGAAGCTCTCCCTGGCGACAAGATCTCCCCTAAGGGTAAGGTGTCCGTGACGGCAACCTTGTTTCAGGTCTTTGGGGGGCTAGGCCTTTTTCTTTTTGGTCTCCACCTCATGAGCGACAGCCTGCAAAAAGTAGTCGGGGGTAGGATGAAGAGGGTCTTGACAACCGTGACAAAGCGTCCTGTTTACGGTTTGGGCCTCGGCACGGTTGTAACCACTATTATTCAGAGCAGCAGCGCCGCCACTGTCATGGTTGTTGGTTTCATCAATGCAGGCGTGATGGACTTTGTCCAATCCATTGGGGTGATCCTCGGGGCGAATATCGGATCGACAATATTGCCTCAAATTGTCGCCTTCAAGCCTGACCAGTTAGCCCTTCCTACCATAGGGCTGGGCATGGTTCTGCATATGTTTTTCAAAGGCTCTAAGGTAAAGGATAGCGGCTTGATCCTCCTTGGCTTTGGAATGCTTTTTTTGGGCCTTGTTCTTATGAAAAAAGCTATCCCTTCGGAGTCCGAGGTGATTATTCAAAGACTTTTTTTGCTTAGCAGCGGCAGCCTGAAGGGTATGTTAATAGGTTTGGCGGTGGGGACCATTGCTACGGCAATTGTGCAGGCCAGTGGTGTCACGGTAGGTATTATTGTTGTGCTTGCCTCCCAGGGCCTGGTCACTGATCTGACACAAGCAATTCCCCTGGTTCTAGGATGCAATATTGGAACTTGCATCACTGCGCTCGTTGCAAGTATTGGTACCGATGTGGGATCGAAGCGTGCTGCCGTTTGCCATACCTTTTTTAATGTATTCGGCGCGTTTTTAACCTTGGGGATCTTCTATCACTTTTATCTTTGGATAATTCCCAGAATAGGCGGCAGTCTGGCCCACCAGATTGCCAATATTCACGTAATGATAAAGCTGGTAGACGCCGCGTTGTTTTTGCCGATTGTGGGGCCATTCTCAAGGTTCATTTCGTGGATTGTTCCTGCAAGGGCAGTGGTAAAGCCTGCAATCGAAACCCCTCAATACCTTGACGACAGGTTTATCGAAGAGCCGCTCGTTGCCACAGAACTGGCGATCAAGGAAATAGTAAGACTGGGCGAGATCTCCCGCAATATGATAAAGTACGCCATGGACGGTTTCATGCACAACGACGTAGTGCTGCTAAACCGCGTGGAAGAGTACAGACCAGCAGTCCGGAGTCTTCGGCAAGCCATATTCGAGTACGTGATTCAGATTTCTCGGCAGGATCTCACCAAGGAGGATGCGGAAAGGGTGCCCAAGTTAATCCTTTCCTTGAACAACTTTGATCGCGTGGCCGGATATGCCTTGAGGTTACTGGAACTCGGGCGCACCAAGGTGTCCAACGATATCCCCCTGGTGGGTGCGGCTTTGACTGAACTCAAGAGGATCTATCGCGAGGTGGATACCATGCTGACGGAGGTGAGCGGGTACCTACCGGAATTTAAGCGGTGA
- a CDS encoding cation:proton antiporter: MITHPLLAVGLLLILGYLGGRAANALKLPRVSGYLVAGMLFSPSFFNILSSRLVGRDLYVITEMALSIIAYSIGGSLVLDRLKRVGRSVLWITLSQGGSVFLLTVAFLLPAMPFLTGFQGSEYSLLETYLPMALIIGALSIATAASPLLAIISELRASGPFTTTLLGVIAISYGLSIIFFALANTIANILIHPGAVFGIGMLAGAMGKIILSLLLGIPAAMFLRTIALLVRRREALLMVILGILFGTSGVASSLKLSPLLANMVVGFVIVNLERRHHDFFLVVEQIQEPLFGLFFGLAGAHIDLRILMAAGLLTVAILVIRMGGKQLGAWIGTKVSRAPEDVKKYMGLALFPKANLAVGLVLVGKEVFPLPIVSNYLVNVVVGTVIISQLIGLPLVKYALGKVGETITAEEGL, translated from the coding sequence ATGATTACGCATCCCTTACTGGCCGTGGGGCTGTTGCTGATTCTGGGGTACTTGGGAGGACGCGCGGCTAACGCGCTCAAGTTGCCCCGCGTCAGCGGTTACCTGGTGGCTGGTATGTTGTTCAGTCCCTCTTTTTTCAATATCTTGTCGTCTCGGCTGGTTGGCAGAGATCTTTATGTCATCACCGAAATGGCCCTGAGCATCATCGCCTACTCGATTGGCGGCAGTCTCGTCCTTGACCGGCTTAAACGGGTAGGGAGAAGTGTTTTGTGGATCACCCTTTCCCAGGGTGGGAGCGTCTTCCTTTTAACGGTTGCATTTCTGCTCCCTGCAATGCCATTTCTCACCGGTTTTCAGGGTTCGGAGTATAGCCTGTTAGAAACATATCTTCCCATGGCTCTGATTATTGGAGCCCTCTCTATAGCTACGGCTGCCAGCCCGCTATTGGCCATAATTTCTGAGCTAAGAGCCAGTGGACCTTTCACCACCACTCTGCTGGGGGTCATAGCCATCAGTTATGGCCTGTCCATCATCTTCTTTGCCCTGGCCAATACCATTGCCAATATTCTGATTCATCCGGGGGCGGTTTTTGGCATCGGAATGTTGGCGGGAGCGATGGGGAAAATCATCCTTTCCCTGCTTCTAGGAATTCCCGCAGCGATGTTTCTGAGAACTATAGCTCTTCTGGTACGCCGGCGAGAAGCGCTGCTAATGGTGATTTTGGGCATTCTTTTTGGTACCAGTGGAGTTGCTTCCTCACTAAAGCTCTCACCATTACTGGCCAACATGGTTGTGGGTTTTGTCATTGTCAATCTGGAACGGCGACATCATGATTTTTTCCTGGTGGTCGAACAGATTCAAGAGCCTCTATTCGGCCTTTTTTTTGGCCTGGCCGGAGCGCATATTGATCTGAGAATACTTATGGCCGCTGGATTACTGACCGTAGCCATTCTTGTAATCCGCATGGGTGGCAAACAACTGGGCGCCTGGATTGGGACCAAGGTATCCCGAGCCCCCGAAGATGTAAAAAAATATATGGGACTAGCGCTTTTCCCCAAGGCTAATTTGGCTGTGGGATTGGTGCTTGTGGGGAAGGAAGTTTTTCCATTACCCATAGTGTCAAATTACCTGGTAAACGTGGTTGTAGGGACAGTAATCATCAGCCAATTGATAGGCCTACCCTTGGTCAAATACGCCTTGGGGAAAGTGGGTGAAACCATCACAGCAGAGGAGGGGCTATGA
- the fabF gene encoding beta-ketoacyl-ACP synthase II → MEKRRVVITGMGVVTPIGSGKERFWDALMEGKCGVDLISRFDTSNFKTKIGAEIRAFDYKDYGINPKDVKRMDRFTQYGVAAASLAIEDSGLKLGRYNDNVGTMIGTGIGGLMTLEEEKRKLIESKNPSRVSPFLIPMMMPNAVNAYVSIIHKLTGTSPCTANACATGAYSLIYAVKDIALGDSDVIVAGGSEAILTEIAASSFANMKALSRRNDDPKRACRPFDKDRDGFVIGEGAGVLVLEALEHALARGAKICAEIVGYATNTDAYHITAPDPEGRMVKKAIRDSLTMAGLEPADVDYVNAHGTSTPLNDKAEAFSIGEVFGDYKVPASSTKSMIGHLIGAAGAVEAVVCALAIEKQIIPANINYETPDPEMDLNIITEPTPAKLDVVMNNSLGFGGHNAVMVLRRYDG, encoded by the coding sequence TGGAGAAAAGAAGAGTCGTCATCACGGGTATGGGCGTTGTCACACCCATTGGGTCCGGAAAGGAGAGATTTTGGGATGCCCTCATGGAGGGGAAATGCGGGGTTGATCTTATTTCAAGATTTGATACTTCCAATTTCAAGACCAAAATAGGCGCCGAGATAAGGGCCTTTGACTACAAGGACTACGGGATCAATCCCAAGGATGTCAAGCGAATGGACAGGTTTACCCAGTACGGAGTTGCTGCCGCATCCCTTGCCATTGAGGATTCCGGTCTGAAATTGGGCAGATACAATGACAACGTAGGGACCATGATTGGAACGGGGATTGGCGGCTTGATGACCCTTGAAGAGGAAAAAAGAAAGCTGATCGAAAGCAAGAACCCCTCAAGGGTAAGCCCCTTTTTGATTCCAATGATGATGCCAAACGCGGTTAATGCGTACGTAAGCATTATCCATAAGCTTACGGGCACCAGCCCATGTACGGCCAATGCCTGTGCGACAGGAGCCTATTCGCTGATTTATGCCGTCAAAGATATTGCGCTGGGAGACTCTGATGTCATTGTTGCCGGCGGCAGCGAGGCGATTCTCACGGAAATTGCGGCCAGCTCATTTGCCAATATGAAGGCGTTGTCTCGGAGAAATGACGATCCCAAAAGGGCATGCAGGCCTTTTGACAAGGATAGGGATGGCTTTGTGATCGGTGAGGGGGCAGGGGTCCTGGTCCTTGAAGCTCTTGAACACGCCCTGGCCAGGGGCGCTAAGATCTGCGCAGAAATCGTGGGATATGCCACAAACACGGATGCTTACCATATCACAGCGCCCGATCCGGAAGGGCGCATGGTCAAGAAGGCGATTCGTGATTCTCTGACCATGGCAGGCCTGGAACCGGCAGACGTTGACTATGTAAATGCTCACGGCACTTCCACTCCCCTCAACGACAAGGCCGAGGCCTTTTCTATTGGCGAGGTCTTCGGTGACTATAAGGTGCCGGCGAGTTCTACCAAGTCAATGATCGGGCACCTCATCGGGGCTGCAGGAGCGGTTGAAGCTGTAGTCTGTGCCCTGGCAATAGAAAAGCAGATTATCCCTGCCAACATAAACTACGAAACCCCCGATCCGGAAATGGATCTGAACATCATCACCGAACCGACACCGGCAAAGCTCGATGTGGTTATGAACAACTCCCTTGGCTTTGGGGGACACAATGCTGTAATGGTGTTGAGGCGATACGACGGATGA
- the rfaE1 gene encoding D-glycero-beta-D-manno-heptose-7-phosphate kinase, translated as MNIDISKFEKCHILVIGDLMIDEYVWGEVDRISPEAPVQVVSVLRDSVTLGGAGNVVNNLVALGAQVTVAGVLGAGANADLLMKMFRELGVDTAGVTQDPTRPTTKKTRIIGGHQHVLRIDRETRQEISEEQVNTLVCFAKDRIDTFDLILVSDYGKGLVSETLLRQIIDVANQNKKRIIVDPKGLNFRKYAGATAITPNKKEASLAAGIEIVDDASLEAAGEKLLRGIPVQMVLMTCGKEDMVLFEQGKEPYRIIIGEARQVFDVSGAGDTVVSVLGLGLASGCSFRQAAAIANVAAGIVVEKVGTATVSRKELQSALEPSIEALATKQKTLSDLILIIDRLRAGSKTIVMTNGCFDLLHVGHIKLLSASKKMGDVLIVAIDDDESVRALKGKDRPIIAAQERIRIISALDCVDYVTLFSTRELGDLIEALRPDVLTKGSNYTNETVLGREIVEKFGGRIALIPMTEAVSSTGVIKQIKQGAAAG; from the coding sequence ATGAACATAGATATCTCAAAGTTCGAGAAGTGCCACATCCTGGTCATCGGCGACTTAATGATCGATGAATACGTATGGGGGGAGGTGGATCGCATATCCCCTGAAGCGCCCGTACAGGTGGTTTCGGTACTCAGGGATAGTGTCACCCTTGGCGGTGCAGGCAACGTGGTGAACAACCTTGTTGCCCTGGGCGCGCAGGTGACCGTTGCCGGTGTTTTAGGGGCTGGAGCAAACGCTGATCTACTAATGAAGATGTTCCGAGAACTGGGTGTGGACACTGCGGGTGTCACTCAGGATCCAACAAGACCTACTACCAAGAAAACCCGCATCATAGGCGGGCACCAGCATGTACTGCGCATAGATCGTGAGACAAGGCAGGAAATATCCGAGGAACAGGTTAATACCTTGGTTTGCTTTGCAAAGGACCGTATCGACACCTTCGATCTGATCCTGGTTTCCGATTATGGCAAAGGCCTCGTTTCGGAAACGCTTTTGCGACAGATCATTGATGTGGCTAACCAGAACAAGAAGAGAATCATCGTTGATCCCAAGGGGCTTAATTTTAGAAAATATGCGGGAGCCACGGCAATCACGCCAAACAAGAAGGAGGCGTCGCTGGCAGCCGGGATCGAGATTGTTGACGATGCGTCCCTTGAAGCAGCGGGCGAAAAATTGCTCCGTGGTATTCCAGTCCAAATGGTCCTCATGACGTGCGGCAAGGAAGACATGGTTCTCTTTGAGCAAGGCAAAGAACCTTACAGAATTATAATAGGCGAGGCCCGGCAGGTCTTTGATGTCTCTGGAGCAGGTGATACTGTTGTGTCTGTGCTGGGTTTGGGGTTAGCCTCAGGGTGCTCTTTTCGACAGGCCGCAGCCATTGCCAATGTTGCGGCAGGAATTGTTGTGGAGAAAGTTGGCACAGCAACAGTCTCGAGGAAGGAGCTACAAAGCGCACTGGAACCATCGATTGAAGCGCTGGCGACGAAACAAAAGACGTTATCTGATCTGATTCTAATCATAGATCGCCTCAGGGCCGGGAGCAAAACCATAGTGATGACAAACGGCTGTTTTGATCTACTCCACGTCGGCCACATCAAGCTCCTGTCTGCCTCCAAGAAGATGGGCGATGTGCTCATCGTAGCCATTGACGATGACGAATCCGTGCGTGCCCTTAAGGGAAAAGACCGCCCCATCATCGCGGCCCAGGAGCGCATCCGGATCATCAGTGCGCTGGACTGTGTGGATTATGTGACCCTCTTTTCAACCAGGGAGCTTGGCGATCTCATTGAGGCCCTTCGCCCTGATGTTTTGACCAAAGGGAGCAATTACACCAACGAGACCGTGTTGGGCAGGGAGATCGTGGAAAAGTTCGGAGGCCGCATCGCCCTGATTCCAATGACCGAGGCTGTCTCCTCAACCGGGGTAATCAAGCAGATCAAGCAAGGGGCAGCAGCAGGCTGA
- a CDS encoding TIGR00153 family protein, which produces MIAEKEKKVMELIDDHFEKVGECLDCFKRCLEAFFQADTPRFEAIHANCDYAETEADILQRKIGDYLYSGAFLPIDRKDIYMMTEFVDKIANKAEAASDVLVFQQPHLPEDYKDGLLDIVETVAKMLRILREAVRLFALKETLQADNNLDAIREKIIPIGVMESEVDKQEEALMRSIFASDLPLANKIQLETFLRSITDISDVIEDAADRLYILVIRERI; this is translated from the coding sequence ATGATTGCCGAAAAAGAAAAAAAGGTAATGGAGCTTATTGATGACCACTTTGAGAAGGTGGGAGAATGCCTGGACTGTTTCAAGCGCTGCCTTGAGGCGTTTTTTCAGGCAGATACACCCAGATTCGAAGCTATCCATGCAAACTGCGACTATGCCGAAACCGAGGCTGACATACTCCAGAGAAAGATTGGCGACTACCTTTATTCGGGCGCCTTTCTCCCCATTGACCGAAAAGACATCTATATGATGACCGAGTTTGTGGACAAGATAGCCAACAAAGCAGAGGCTGCTTCTGACGTCCTGGTGTTCCAACAACCTCATCTGCCAGAGGATTATAAGGATGGCCTGCTCGATATCGTGGAGACAGTGGCAAAGATGTTACGTATCCTTCGGGAGGCTGTGAGGCTCTTTGCACTCAAGGAGACCTTGCAGGCAGATAATAACCTGGATGCTATCCGGGAAAAGATCATCCCCATCGGTGTTATGGAATCCGAGGTAGACAAGCAAGAAGAGGCCCTGATGAGGAGCATATTCGCCTCGGATCTTCCCCTTGCTAACAAGATTCAGTTGGAGACATTCCTTCGAAGTATTACCGATATCTCGGATGTTATAGAGGATGCGGCTGATCGTCTTTACATCCTTGTGATTCGTGAGCGAATTTGA